The genomic window GCCGGGAGGGTCCGCTCGACGATCTCCGCAATGTGCCGGACGGAGAGAGCGCTCCAGCCTCCGCCCAGGCTCCGGAGCCGTCCCTGGCGACGGCAGAGAGGAGGATGATTCGGGGCCAAATGGAGGTCTGAGCATCCCTGCAGAGCGGCTTCCCTCAGGCATTGATCCACAAAGGGTTCCCCAGGAGCTCCGTGCGGCTCGCTTGTCTCTTGCCGCCGCAGCCAAGCCCTCTGAGTCGAATCGATCAATCCCTGCTCATGCAGGAGATCCGCCGCGTTCGCCTCGGGGAGGGTCGCCAAAGCGGCGCGTATCGCGGGAAGACGAGCCTCTTCGAGCCAGCGATGGCCGATGGCGGTCGCGAGAATGCGCTCGTTGCCTGAATCTTCCACGGTGGGCATCCGACTCCGAACTCTAGCGGAGCGAGCAACCGATTCCAAGGCTGCGGCGGGGCCGAGGGGATGCGGCAAGAGCAGGGACCTGGGTCGCCTCGCCCGAAGACCATTGTTCTTTGCGGGGGAGGCGCCTTCTGCTACGGAATGGGTGTGGCACCCCATCGAACAGCAAGGATTGAGCGATCGACGAAGGAGACGGAAATTTCCCTCTCGCTCGATCTGGATGGTTGCGGAAGAGGCGAGATCGGGACGGGCATTCCCTTCTTCGACCACATGCTTGCGCTTTTTGCCCGCCACGGGCTCCTCGATCTCCAGGTGCGCGCCCGTGGCGATCGAGAGGTAGACTTCCATCACACGGTAGAGGATGTCGGCATCTGCCTTGGCCAGGCTGTGGAAGCGGCGCTCGGCGACAAAATTGGCATTCGCCGCTATGGATTCGCCTTGGTGCCGATGGACGAGGCATTGGCGCAGGCGGCGATCGACGTGAGCGGCAGGCCGTTCTTGGCCCTGAGAACACCCGATCTCCCCCCCCTCGCCCTTCTCCACGCGGGCGCATTTCCCGCGCAGCTGCTCGAGGAATTTCTCCGCGCAGTGACCGTGCACGGCATGCTGACGCTCCATCTGGAGATCCGGGCCGCCCGGGATCCGCATCACCTGCTGGAAGCGTCATTCAAGGCCGTGGCGCGTGCGCTTGCCATGAGCGTGGAAAAAGACGGACGGATCGTCGACGTCCCAAGCACCAAGGGGGTCTTGTAGCGGAAAGGGGGAAAGGATCCGGCCGTGCTCTCGTTGCGTGATTTGGGCGCTCTGGCCAGCCGCCACGCTCCGCTGCTCGATCGGCCATCCCACGAGTTCGAGCTCCGGGGTCGGACCTTCGGAGGCCGAGACGCAGCCGCTTGCCCCCAGCTCATGGGGGTGATCAATCTCTCTCCCGACTCCTGGTATCGCGAGAGCGTCGTGCTCACGCCCGAAGCCGCGATTCGGCGCGGGCAGCTCTTGGCCGATACGGGGGCCGTCCTTCTCGACGTCGGGACCGAGTCTTCCCTGGATTACGCCGCTCGAGTTGCGCCCGAAGATCAGATTCGCAAATTGATGCCAGTCATCGAAGGCCTGGTCGCCCGGCAGCTCCTGGTTTCGATCGAAACCTACCACCCTCTGGTGGCGCAAGCCGCCCTTCGCGCGGGGGCGGCGGTCATCAACTTCACCGGAAGAGAAGGTCTGGATGAGCTCCTTCCGCTCGTGGCAAAGGAAGACGCGGGGTTGATCCTCAACTTTGTGGAAGGCGCCCATGTGCGCGACCCTCGTGCCGTCCGCTTATCGCACGATGCAGTCGGCGACTTGATGCCGTATTTCGCAGAGCGTTGCCGCCTCGCCGAAAGGGCCGGGGTACGCAGGCTCTGGATCGATCCGGGCCTCGGGTTTTACTATCCGAACCTTCAAGACGGGGCGGTGCGGATCGAGCGGCAGATGGAGATTTTCCTGGGAAGCTTCCGCCTGCACGAGCTGGGATGGCCGGTCTGCCATGCCCTGCCACACGCCTTCGAATGTTTCGAGGAGGAGGTCCGTTGCGCGGAACCGTTTTTCGCAGTTCTCGCCATTCTGGGACAGACCGATCTGCTCCGCACTCATGAAGTTGCCCGAGTGCTGGGGGTCGTTCGCGCGATGAGGCTTTTCAGCACTGGGCGGATGTCGGATCCTTCTCGTCGGGCAGGCTTCCCAGGATGATGTCATGCACGGTCATGCCCGCCGGGATCATCGGCAAGACATGTTCGGTGTAGGGCACGTGAACGTCGACGACGTAGGGGGTTTCGGCCGCCAGGAGGCGCTCAAGGGCGGGGCGAAGCTCTTCGGGCCGGCGAACTTCTTCTGCGGGAACGCCAAAGCCTTCGCAGATCCGATGGTAGCTCGGATAATGCCGCTCCACGTTCCGGGGATCGCCGAGAAAGGTGTGGGCGCGATTCCCGGCGAAGAAACGATCCTCCCATTGGACCACCATGCCCAGATGCTGGTTGTTCAGGATGACCGCCTTTGCCGGGATGCCCTCGGTAACGGCCGTGGCCAGCTCTTGGATGTTCATCAAGAAGCTTCCGTCGCCGTCGATATCGATTACCTGTCGGTCCGGAAAGGCCACCTTTGCCCCTAAGGCCGCGGGGAATCCGAAACCCATCGTGCCCAGGCCTGAAGAGGAAAGAAAGCTGCGCGGCTGGATAAATTGGTAGAATTGAGCTGCCCACATCTGGTGTTGCCCCACACCCGTGGTGATGATCGCCTCGCCCTTCGTCAGGCGGAAGAGCTCCTCGACGACCTGCTGCGGCAGGATGGCGCCGGGCACGGCCCGGTAAGAGAAGGGATAGCGCGCCTTCCACTGGGCGATTTGCGCATGCCAGGGCTTACGATCCTTTTGCGGGTGCCGCTCGGCCTCGAGCATCGTGTTGAGACGCTCCAGAGCATCCCGGACATCGCCGAGAATCGGTAGATCGGCTCTCTTGTTCTTATTGAGCTCGGAGCTGTCGACGTCCAGGTGGATGATGGTCGCGCGCTTGGCGAACTCCTCCACGTTGCCGGTCACCCGGTCATCGAATCGGACGCCCATGGCCAAGAGAAGGTCGCAGGCGTCGGCAGCGTAGTTCGCATAGACCGTTCCGTGCATGCCCAACCAACGGAGCGACAATTCGTGCGTTTCGGGAAAGCAGCCGATTCCCATGAGGGTCGTTGCCACTGGCACACCGGTCCGTTCCGCGAAGCGCCGGAGCACTTCCCAAGCCTCGCCGGAGAGAATGCCGCCCCCGACGTAGAGCAACGGGCGCTCGGCTCTTTCCAGGGCAACCAAGATCGCCTCCAGCTCCTCGTCGGAAGCCCGTGGCACCGGCTTGCGTCCGCCGAAGGTTCCTTCGCGCGCCCTCGGCTGAACGGAGGCTTGCTGCACATCTTTCGGGATGTCGAGAAGAACCGGGCCGGGCCTCCCGGTCCGCGCGAGCAGAACCGCCTCCTGGACGATCGACGGAATATCATCCGCGGAGATGACCAGGTAGCTATGCTTGACGATCGGAAGCGTGAGCCCGAAGACATCGGTCTCCTGGAAGGCACCCCTTCCGATCATCTCCCGCTTCACCTGACCCGTAATCGCAACGAGCGGCACGGAGTCCATGTACGCATCCGCAATTCCGGTCACGAGGTTGGTGGCGCCCGGGCCACTGGTCGCCATGCAGACCCCCACTCTCCCGCTGGCGCGAGCGTAACCCTCGGCCATGAAGGCCCCGCCTTGCTCATGGCGGGGCAAAATCGTGCGAATCTTTCGGGAACGGGTCAGCGACTGATGGAGCACCATGCTCGCCCCGCCTGGATAGGCAAATACGGTATCGACCCCCACTTTTTCTAACGCGGCGACGACGGCGTCGGCGCCGTTCTTGTAGCTTGCTCCAGCAAGCGCTGCCGGATGGGGAGAGAGGTTGCTGTGAGGGGAGGTCTTCTCCAAGTCCTTGCGGCTCATGATTAGGTCCATCCCGAAGGATCTGATTCTCCTGACATGTTTTCTTTCCGGGGAAAGAAATGGCTATATTAAGCGCGAAATTGTTCTCCGTCCAGGCCGGACTTTTGCGGAAGGTCGGCTCACCGGAAGGGGAGAGGGAAAAGGCGGCGGATCGCCCTTGACAAACATTCCGGTGTTCCCTAGGGTTTTCCTTCCCGTGAAAACGTTCAGTGCGAAACCCGCCGAAGTTCGGCGTTCTTGGTATGTCATCGATGCGGCGGGCCAGCCGGTTGGCCGGGTCGCCATGCGAGCGGCGGTCTTGCTCCGCGGCAAGCACAAGGCGGAATATACCTCCCATATCGACACCGGCGATCATGTGGTGGTGATCAATGCTGCGAGGGCGGTTTTTACCGGGAAGAAGGATGTGACGAAAACCTATATGCGGTATTCAGGCTTCATTGGCGGGCATCATTCCGATACGGTTCGGGAAGTCCGGGAGAAGAAGCCCGCGTTCTTGATCGAGCACGCCGTCAAAGGGATGATCCCTCACAATCGTCTCGGGAGAAGAGTCTTCCAGAAGCTCCACGTCTACCCGGGACCGGAACACCCGCATGCCGCCCAGCAGCCTCTGGCTGCGCCCAATTCGTAAGCACCCTATGACGACGCAAAGTGAATGGAAGGCGACAGGTCGACGGAAAACGGCCGTTGCCTCAGTGAGGCTCCTTGCGGGGACGGGAACATTTCAGGTGAATCGACGGGCGCTGGAGGACTATTTTCCGGAGGCGGCTCAGCGCTTGGCGGTCTACAGGCCGCTGGAGATCAGCGAAACGCTCAAGAAGTTCGACCTTGAAGCGCGCGTGCGCGGCGGTGGCCTGACCGGCCAGGCCC from Methylacidimicrobium sp. B4 includes these protein-coding regions:
- the rplM gene encoding 50S ribosomal protein L13 produces the protein MKTFSAKPAEVRRSWYVIDAAGQPVGRVAMRAAVLLRGKHKAEYTSHIDTGDHVVVINAARAVFTGKKDVTKTYMRYSGFIGGHHSDTVREVREKKPAFLIEHAVKGMIPHNRLGRRVFQKLHVYPGPEHPHAAQQPLAAPNS
- the hisB gene encoding imidazoleglycerol-phosphate dehydratase HisB; protein product: MGVAPHRTARIERSTKETEISLSLDLDGCGRGEIGTGIPFFDHMLALFARHGLLDLQVRARGDREVDFHHTVEDVGICLGQAVEAALGDKIGIRRYGFALVPMDEALAQAAIDVSGRPFLALRTPDLPPLALLHAGAFPAQLLEEFLRAVTVHGMLTLHLEIRAARDPHHLLEASFKAVARALAMSVEKDGRIVDVPSTKGVL
- a CDS encoding dihydropteroate synthase, with translation MLSLRDLGALASRHAPLLDRPSHEFELRGRTFGGRDAAACPQLMGVINLSPDSWYRESVVLTPEAAIRRGQLLADTGAVLLDVGTESSLDYAARVAPEDQIRKLMPVIEGLVARQLLVSIETYHPLVAQAALRAGAAVINFTGREGLDELLPLVAKEDAGLILNFVEGAHVRDPRAVRLSHDAVGDLMPYFAERCRLAERAGVRRLWIDPGLGFYYPNLQDGAVRIERQMEIFLGSFRLHELGWPVCHALPHAFECFEEEVRCAEPFFAVLAILGQTDLLRTHEVARVLGVVRAMRLFSTGRMSDPSRRAGFPG
- the rpsI gene encoding 30S ribosomal protein S9 produces the protein MTTQSEWKATGRRKTAVASVRLLAGTGTFQVNRRALEDYFPEAAQRLAVYRPLEISETLKKFDLEARVRGGGLTGQAHALSLALSRALVRWQPEIRPKLKEASLLTRDPRMKERKKSGQPGARKRFQFSKR
- the ilvB gene encoding biosynthetic-type acetolactate synthase large subunit — encoded protein: MDLIMSRKDLEKTSPHSNLSPHPAALAGASYKNGADAVVAALEKVGVDTVFAYPGGASMVLHQSLTRSRKIRTILPRHEQGGAFMAEGYARASGRVGVCMATSGPGATNLVTGIADAYMDSVPLVAITGQVKREMIGRGAFQETDVFGLTLPIVKHSYLVISADDIPSIVQEAVLLARTGRPGPVLLDIPKDVQQASVQPRAREGTFGGRKPVPRASDEELEAILVALERAERPLLYVGGGILSGEAWEVLRRFAERTGVPVATTLMGIGCFPETHELSLRWLGMHGTVYANYAADACDLLLAMGVRFDDRVTGNVEEFAKRATIIHLDVDSSELNKNKRADLPILGDVRDALERLNTMLEAERHPQKDRKPWHAQIAQWKARYPFSYRAVPGAILPQQVVEELFRLTKGEAIITTGVGQHQMWAAQFYQFIQPRSFLSSSGLGTMGFGFPAALGAKVAFPDRQVIDIDGDGSFLMNIQELATAVTEGIPAKAVILNNQHLGMVVQWEDRFFAGNRAHTFLGDPRNVERHYPSYHRICEGFGVPAEEVRRPEELRPALERLLAAETPYVVDVHVPYTEHVLPMIPAGMTVHDIILGSLPDEKDPTSAQC